In Paenibacillus sp. FSL M7-0420, a single genomic region encodes these proteins:
- a CDS encoding ABC transporter ATP-binding protein yields MTQSTGKRLLQYALTAKKTFIAALLLLTIGVAAELAGPFIAKSMIDNHLLAIEKPYFQTASPEGAAEYNNTYYKRGDKFAADEAKGQEVRLLQAGRSFYFINEAVAKAEGERSFANGKLQIKYGEQTTAYPAVKLSAGDLFSFYKPELPGIYQLVALYAMFLVISIIAEFGKTYWLQSSANQVIRKLRTDVYAHIQRLPVYFFDNLPAGKVVSRVTNDTEAVKDLFIAVLSNFATGIINITGVYVALFLLDVKLGLVSLFIVPIIILWIVLYRKIATKYNTIIRSRLSEINAIINESIQGMSIIRIFRRQKQSSAEFEQLNDDYLKYQNKMLNLNAFTSHNLVNSLRSLSFVLVLWYFGFGSLDGSTFVSLGVLYAFVDVLGRMFQPITGMVNQLANLDSSMVSAGRVFTLMDEPGEPVTDGSMPRYKGNVVFKDVSFAYKKDFVLRDISFEARPGETVALVGHTGSGKSSIINLLFRFYDPQQGSITIDGQKVKDLPKQWLRSHMGIVLQDPYLFTGTIASNVSLGDERISRERVERALREVGADKLLAHLPQGFDEPVIEKGSTLSAGQRQLISFARALSFDPAILILDEATSNIDTETESIIQQALEVLKKGRTTFIIAHRLSTIRSADQILVLHRGQIVERGSHDELMAQGGRYFRMYQLQLGAGAGNGSGEPAPLSEGHASSAVLRPSLEQL; encoded by the coding sequence CTGACCGCCAAAAAGACCTTCATCGCCGCCCTTCTACTCCTGACCATCGGAGTAGCGGCTGAGCTGGCGGGGCCTTTTATCGCCAAGAGCATGATTGATAATCATCTGCTTGCGATTGAGAAGCCCTATTTCCAGACAGCCTCACCGGAAGGTGCCGCTGAATATAACAACACTTATTACAAACGCGGTGACAAATTTGCCGCTGACGAAGCCAAGGGCCAGGAGGTCCGCCTGCTTCAGGCGGGCAGAAGCTTCTACTTCATCAATGAAGCGGTAGCGAAGGCCGAAGGCGAGCGGAGCTTCGCGAACGGGAAGCTACAGATTAAGTACGGCGAGCAGACGACGGCTTATCCGGCCGTCAAGCTGTCGGCGGGTGATCTGTTTTCCTTTTACAAGCCGGAGCTTCCTGGTATCTATCAGTTAGTCGCTCTATACGCCATGTTCCTTGTTATCTCCATTATTGCTGAGTTCGGCAAAACCTACTGGCTGCAATCGTCTGCCAATCAGGTCATCCGCAAGCTGCGGACCGATGTCTATGCCCATATCCAGCGCCTGCCGGTCTATTTCTTCGATAATCTGCCTGCCGGTAAGGTAGTGTCCCGGGTTACCAACGATACGGAAGCAGTCAAGGATCTCTTCATTGCCGTGTTATCCAACTTCGCTACAGGAATCATCAATATCACCGGTGTCTATGTGGCCCTCTTCCTGCTCGATGTGAAGCTGGGACTGGTCAGCTTGTTCATCGTGCCGATTATTATTCTCTGGATCGTGCTGTACCGAAAAATCGCTACCAAATACAACACGATCATCCGCTCGCGGCTCAGTGAGATTAATGCCATTATCAACGAATCGATTCAGGGGATGTCGATCATCCGTATTTTTCGCCGCCAGAAGCAGAGTAGCGCTGAATTCGAGCAGCTCAATGACGACTATCTGAAATATCAGAACAAAATGCTCAACCTGAACGCCTTCACCTCCCACAACCTGGTGAACTCGCTGCGCAGCCTCTCCTTCGTGCTGGTGCTGTGGTACTTCGGCTTCGGCAGCTTGGACGGGTCGACCTTCGTATCGCTTGGTGTCCTGTATGCCTTCGTCGATGTGCTGGGCCGGATGTTCCAGCCGATTACGGGGATGGTCAACCAGCTGGCAAATCTGGACAGCTCGATGGTCTCTGCCGGCCGCGTGTTCACGCTGATGGATGAGCCGGGAGAGCCCGTCACTGACGGATCGATGCCGCGTTACAAGGGAAATGTCGTGTTCAAGGATGTCTCCTTTGCTTATAAAAAGGACTTCGTCCTGCGCGATATCTCCTTCGAGGCGCGCCCGGGCGAGACCGTCGCCCTTGTGGGCCATACCGGCTCCGGCAAAAGCTCCATCATTAACCTGCTGTTCCGCTTCTATGATCCGCAGCAGGGAAGCATAACGATCGACGGGCAAAAGGTCAAGGATCTGCCGAAGCAATGGCTGCGCAGTCATATGGGCATCGTGCTTCAGGACCCGTACCTCTTCACCGGAACCATTGCCTCCAATGTCAGTCTGGGTGACGAGCGGATCTCTAGAGAGCGTGTCGAACGCGCCTTGCGTGAGGTAGGGGCTGATAAACTGCTGGCTCATCTGCCGCAAGGCTTCGATGAACCGGTGATTGAGAAGGGCAGCACCCTGTCCGCCGGACAGCGGCAGCTGATCTCCTTCGCCAGAGCCTTATCCTTCGATCCGGCGATCCTGATTCTGGATGAAGCAACGTCCAACATCGATACCGAGACTGAGAGCATTATCCAGCAGGCGTTGGAGGTGCTGAAAAAAGGCCGGACCACCTTCATCATCGCCCACCGGCTGTCGACCATCCGCAGTGCGGACCAGATTCTGGTGCTGCACCGGGGCCAGATTGTCGAACGCGGCAGCCATGATGAGCTGATGGCGCAGGGCGGCAGGTACTTCCGCATGTATCAGCTTCAGCTGGGTGCGGGAGCCGGGAACGGCTCAGGAGAGCCGGCTCCTCTATCCGAGGGCCATGCTTCTTCCGCTGTACTCCGGCCATCGCTGGAACAGCTCTAA
- a CDS encoding winged helix DNA-binding domain-containing protein, with amino-acid sequence MMITYSLSKRQARLFLLRHQRLVPDGLPGGKQSIYDFVRHVGCIQYDPLSIAGHNHELVLQARIPGFVPEMANELLYKDRLLIDGWDKNMSIYCTEDWPYFQRRREAAARHQHNEAMAGMITHVRAELDARGPLSSLDLESTEKIDWSWAPARLSRAAMESMYFWGELSIHHRVHTRRYYDYTAKLLPPELLSASDPNETLEQHHDWYVLRRIGSIGLQWNRSGDGWLGIAGLKSKERTASVQRLLQKDLLREVQVDGLKLPLYIRTADVPELEAILLQDDTAGANESVAGPQAGNEGGAGHAGGAASFAAALAPLDNLLWDRELILQLFGFQYRWEVYKPVLEREYGYYVLPLLYGDRFIGRLEPVMNKKTGVLTIVRWWWEAGEALERSMLPALTRAFSSLQHSTGASSIRFAPDVVRSCGLQELEEALSANAVKTN; translated from the coding sequence ATGATGATAACCTACAGTCTTAGCAAGCGGCAAGCCCGGCTGTTCCTGCTGCGCCATCAGCGGCTCGTCCCGGACGGATTGCCCGGCGGCAAGCAGAGCATCTATGACTTCGTCCGGCATGTAGGCTGTATCCAGTATGATCCGCTCAGCATAGCCGGACATAATCACGAGCTGGTGCTTCAGGCGAGAATCCCCGGCTTCGTGCCCGAAATGGCCAATGAGCTGCTATATAAGGACAGGCTGCTGATTGACGGCTGGGATAAGAACATGTCGATCTACTGCACGGAAGACTGGCCGTATTTCCAGCGCCGCCGGGAAGCTGCCGCCAGGCATCAGCATAACGAGGCCATGGCGGGCATGATTACCCATGTCCGTGCGGAGCTGGATGCACGAGGGCCACTCTCGTCACTGGACCTGGAGAGTACGGAGAAGATCGACTGGTCCTGGGCTCCGGCAAGACTCTCCCGGGCCGCCATGGAGAGCATGTACTTCTGGGGCGAGCTATCCATCCATCACCGGGTGCACACCCGGCGTTATTACGACTACACGGCCAAGCTGCTGCCTCCTGAACTGCTGAGCGCAAGCGATCCTAACGAGACGCTGGAGCAGCATCACGATTGGTATGTGCTGCGCCGGATCGGCAGCATCGGCCTGCAATGGAACCGGTCCGGGGACGGCTGGCTTGGCATCGCAGGCCTGAAGAGCAAAGAACGGACAGCGTCCGTGCAGCGGCTGCTGCAGAAGGACCTGCTCCGCGAGGTACAGGTGGACGGCCTGAAGCTGCCGCTATACATCCGCACAGCAGACGTCCCTGAGCTTGAAGCTATATTGCTTCAGGATGATACTGCGGGCGCAAATGAATCCGTAGCCGGGCCGCAGGCTGGTAATGAGGGTGGGGCCGGTCATGCTGGAGGAGCAGCCTCCTTCGCGGCGGCACTGGCTCCGCTAGACAATCTGCTGTGGGACAGAGAGCTGATCCTCCAGCTATTCGGCTTTCAATACCGCTGGGAGGTTTACAAGCCTGTGCTTGAACGGGAATACGGGTACTATGTCCTCCCACTCCTCTACGGCGACCGCTTCATCGGTCGGCTGGAACCGGTGATGAACAAGAAGACCGGCGTACTAACCATCGTCCGCTGGTGGTGGGAGGCCGGAGAAGCGCTTGAACGCTCCATGCTCCCCGCTCTCACCAGGGCCTTCTCCTCGCTGCAACACTCGACCGGAGCCTCCTCAATCCGCTTCGCGCCGGATGTCGTTCGATCTTGCGGGCTGCAGGAGCTGGAGGAGGCCCTGTCTGCCAATGCGGTAAAAACAAATTAA